The following proteins are co-located in the Shouchella hunanensis genome:
- a CDS encoding YqzL family protein: MLVLSWKVFSQTGNIETYLLHKELERETVGEEVEVMAADDQTDSTLS, translated from the coding sequence GTGCTTGTTCTATCTTGGAAAGTTTTTTCACAGACAGGAAACATTGAGACTTATTTACTCCATAAGGAATTGGAAAGGGAGACAGTTGGTGAAGAGGTAGAGGTAATGGCTGCCGACGACCAAACGGATTCTACTCTTTCTTAA
- the recO gene encoding DNA repair protein RecO: MLIKQEGIILKTIDYGESNKIATVLTKDSGKLSVMAKGAKKPNSRYAAVMQPFVYGSFVYFKGSGLPTISQGEIILSFKQLHFDLFKAAHAAYITELIEKLTEERRPYVFLFDLLLLALKQIDTGQDPEIIARIVDLKMLTVAGAKPNLDGCANCKSVERDPIAFSIPFAGFLCRSCVHRDERAFPVSLSMVKLIRTLYYVDLTKLGSISIKPETKERLHQIISSYYQEYVGVTLKSQRFIDQLKKVDGTHFKLDEKKD, encoded by the coding sequence ATGTTAATTAAACAAGAAGGAATTATTTTAAAGACCATTGACTATGGTGAATCAAATAAAATTGCAACAGTATTAACGAAAGATAGCGGAAAACTATCTGTGATGGCAAAAGGAGCGAAGAAGCCTAATAGTCGCTATGCGGCTGTGATGCAACCATTCGTTTATGGCTCATTTGTTTATTTCAAGGGTAGTGGTTTGCCAACAATAAGCCAAGGCGAAATTATTCTATCCTTCAAACAGCTTCACTTTGATTTATTTAAAGCTGCTCATGCTGCGTATATAACAGAATTAATCGAAAAATTGACCGAAGAACGACGGCCGTATGTGTTTTTATTTGATCTATTGTTACTCGCTTTAAAGCAAATTGACACTGGTCAAGATCCGGAAATTATTGCAAGAATCGTTGATCTAAAAATGTTAACGGTTGCTGGAGCAAAGCCTAATTTAGATGGCTGTGCAAACTGTAAATCGGTTGAGCGCGACCCTATTGCTTTTTCCATTCCTTTTGCTGGTTTTTTATGCAGAAGTTGTGTCCATCGAGATGAGCGAGCTTTCCCAGTTTCGTTATCAATGGTGAAGCTTATTCGCACCTTATACTATGTTGATTTAACGAAATTAGGTTCCATTTCGATTAAGCCAGAAACAAAAGAACGACTTCATCAAATCATATCATCGTACTATCAAGAATACGTTGGTGTGACGCTGAAATCACAACGCTTTATTGACCAGCTAAAAAAAGTAGATGGCACTCATTTTAAACTTGACGAAAAAAAGGATTAA